In Coffea eugenioides isolate CCC68of chromosome 4, Ceug_1.0, whole genome shotgun sequence, the genomic stretch GATGTGAAAAGGAGTTTTGAACTATTTTTAGTTTTAAACCTATGAAAGTGTTTTCGAGACCAATATGCAGTCTCAAGTCACTTATAGTAATCGACTAAAACAGAATAATTCACAAATGTGAGGACATTTTTGCATAACTCCTTACATATCGATTCTGAAAAGGTCAAATTACAGTGGAGTGGGGCGTACGGTACGGCTAGGGTCTTGGAAGAGTGTGACGGGATGCAACTGCGTGGGGACACATGGGCCATCTAGTCCAATACGAAGTTAGTCAATTGGGCATTAAAGAGTAACCAAAACTCTACTTGGGGTGCACGTGATGGATCAAATTCTCTGATCTATATTATAAAAATTCGGGCTTTCTTGAAATTGTTGTTAACCGCGGGCCTAGACATTCGTCTGAATCGAAGGTGATTTAATTTCCTTTGAATTCTTTTTGATCTCTTTAGGTAATATAAAGTAAATGTATGTGTGTCgcgtccggaaaaaaaaaaggcattaaAGAGTGAATACTGCTGCATTCTGCTATAGCCTACAGAATTTAAGAAATCATTCTacaattttttgtttatttttccatctttcttgtgAGAAGTTTGAAAATTTATAATGTTTATTTAGAGAAGTGATATTCTCAGTCCTAAATCTTGCACTTCTCGGTGGTATTTTATTCAATAGGTAAATTGGAGTGCGAGACAGCGAGAGGCTAATTTAAAAGTGCAAATATCAATTCTCATGtatttatttgttaaaattgcAAAATCTGATTGTGATGGTACTCTATAATAGGCGTGTATATAGTTTTGGGCTTCCTGGGGGTTAAGTGTTAATGGTATAGAGAAAAGTCTTTGGCGCCTTAAATATCTTGCTGtatttatttgttaaaattgcAAAATCTGATTGTGATGGTACTCTATAATAGGGGTGGAGCTGATTCAAGCtcctcgactcgagctcgatatgTACTCGATCagaagctcgagctcgaactcgcttcatcgagctcgagctcgatctcGAGCTGTTCGTTAGAGCtatcgagtcaagctcgagctcaGAAATTTGATACTCGAGAGCTCGACGAGCTCTATCGAGTAtcacataaaaaaattttaaaaaaaattatatataaaattactAATATAGGTAAATAAATTCTGAGAAATTACGGTAATTGGAGTATAcccttatcgagtcgagctcgagcttttTAAGGACTCGATCGAGCTCAAGCTCAAGCTCGAGTATAATTATATTatagccgagtcgagctcgagtatagcgGTACTCGAGCTCAACTCGGCTCGAATACACCCCTACAGTCTATAATAGGCGTGTATATAGTTTTGGGCTTCCTGGGGGTTAAGTGTTAATGGTATAGAGAAAAGTCTTTGGCGCCTTAAATATCTTGCTGCAATAATTAACTCTTGTAAGAATTGAGGTGCATCTTCATTATTCTGTTTGTGCTATTGCCTGATAGTGGACAGGCAGAGCTGTAAAACAAAGTGGGGATTCCTAGTCTACACCAAGTTAATGGAATTAGTTACACCTAGACGTATAGTACAGGGTTGGTCCTCTACTAATGTCTCATCTCATCTCACGCAAAACAAACTACTACTAAGAGAGGTTATTGTTAAAGattaatatttttattcttaataACCAATGGAGTTTCCCCATTAATTAAGGGCTTTTAGAGTTTTTTTTCTGCTACTAAGTTTATGATTTATATACGTGATAGTTGATAGTggaaagggtagaaaaaggagtGGGaggattaaaaagaaaaaaaattccaacTCTGAATAAGAAAACGTAAAACTAAAATGCAGCAATTATGCCAAGCTAAAGATGCAGCTCAATCTGGTTATTTTTACAAGGGAAAAAAGGGACAACCAAGGAAGTGGATGCAGAAGGAAACAAATATAATCAAACAAATGCAGCAATTAAGGCTGCACACGGGTCGAGCTGGTCGAGAACTGATCGCAAGCAGCTCGAGTCAAAACGATTCAAAACTCCATTTGAGCTCAGTCAATACCAAAATCGAGTCAAGTTCAATCTGATCAAGTCAAGATCAAAGATATTTAGCTCATTAGTTCGCGAGTCTGTTagattttatatatttttttattttttattttaatactaaaattacatatatatttttaatattttattattcattaagaaaaattactgttttatttatttattttaaaaaataaaataattaattttttatattttaaaactcGAGTTCAAACTCGACTCAATTTAAATTTGAAGTTCAGCTCGAGGTCGAGTTTTACATTAAGTGCTCATCGAATtcaagtttgataaaattaaattgaaaCTCGACTTGATATAATCAAAGTTGGATTTGATTCAATTGTTTGCGATCCTAGCAGTAACTTTGCAAGACGGAATATGTTGCATTTGGTACGAGAGTAGCAACTTAGGAATCCTCCATCGCTATGCCCATTAGTTAAGCCCATGCCCATGTCCAATATCCATTTCAAAACTAAGTCAAAATCAGAATACACACATGAACCGCGCTTAGAGGTCTGCTGCCTTAAGAGGTCCAATATGACTAAGTCCATATGCTACGGAGCGGTCTATGGGCGCCTCCGAATACATTAGCATCGAGGACCATGGGATATGAAGAGTGAAAACCATATGGGCAAAAGGCCCATTACTCAAATTTTACTCAAATAAAAGAACATTACTCAAATTTTACATCTCAATTGTCAGTTAGAGGCCGAAAGATAGATAAAGAACATTACTCAAATTTCACATCTCAATTGTCAGACCGTGTTTACAAATGGGACTGTAGATTGCTAGATAGTCAGTTGGACAAAGGCACCACACAATTATTCTCAATTCTAGATGCACCTGATTTTTCTGATCTGACATCATCTCTTCctgaataaaagaaagaaaagtatgcGGTTACTTTAATGTCTAAAAGTTACTTGTAAGCAACTTTTGAATATTCGATCACGttcccatatatatataaagtgaTGCGGATAGAGACATGAAATAAATCACCAACAAGAActgagggaaaaaggaaaaaaagtcaCCATGCAATGCATTTGTTTTATCTAGAATTGTAAATGAATTAAACTGTTCATGAGCGAACATAAAATAAATCACCAAGAActgagggaaaaagaaaagaaagtgacCATGCAATACatttattttgtgacttttgtcCCTAAGTAATGTAAAATTATAAAATCCCAATTGCCCATGTGTACTCAAATATTATGCAAAATTCACTCCTCTAGAAAATCTACCGCTTCAAATGTGAACTGCCATGGACTAAAGTTGAAAAAAATTGCTCCTGCTGTCAGTTTAAGTGCCCATAGTCTTCAatataaaataaacaaaagtaaaatgCCTTTTATGGAACACGAGTACAGAGTACTCAACATCCTGTCCCAAGAAAAACATAACCAAGATTAAAGTTGTCGACTTTGTCAGAAAACTGCCACTTGGATGATGCCAATGGTATGTTGCACTAAAAGGGTAGCCTAAACTTTTTCCTTGCTGACAGCAACACTTCCTTGATCTCATTAAATTATTTCAGACTTCCCAGATGTCCACCGACTTTCTCCAGATTCAATAAAAGAGCTCAACTCCTGTCTGTTACCTAAGATTTTGCCAAGTGTATGTCGTTTTGTCACTCTGTGATTGAGGAAACTTAGAAGCCCTGTTGAGTCCTTAACTTCTCTCCTCGCTTGAGTGTTCGCAGAATCAGAAAAGGCTCTCTGTTTTTCAGCAGTTTATTTTGGAAAGAGTCTCTGTTTGAGCTATCTACCACTGTGCGAGAAAGGTATTAGTAACACGTACGAGACGAGCCTTATTCTTAAGCTCTTTTAGGTACTATCTGAGTAAATGGATTCTGTGATTACTTTGATTTTCCTGTCTTATAATTGAGGGCCTGATTCCTGTTAAATTTGCCATCTTTTATGTTGCTTTTGATGGTTTTGTTGAATTACCTGGCTCATTTCTGATGCTGAAGTTGTTTTTAAATTCTTGAATTCTCTGTTTGTGTTCGCTTGATTCTAGTACTGAATTTGATGCATTCAATTGTATCCATAGTTGTGCCTTGTGATGATTTGGGATTTCCTAATTTGGATAGCTTATATCCGAATGTTATGTTTATCTTGGGATTTTGCTGAGATTCTTGAAGTTTTGGTGTCGTTAATTCAACCATTGAGGTTGATTTACCCCGTAGTGGTTCTGAGATTTCATTGCGTTGGATTGTGTTTTCAGGGGTTTCGGTTTCTGGGTCTTAGGATATGTGAAAATGGTGATATTTAGCATGAATTCAAAGAGGATAAGAAGACCAAATGTTAGGTTATGGGAAATAGGTGATCTACCTGCAGCCTTCGCACGTGCGAGTTATCATAGAAGTGGTGCAAGTTTAGGGCAGAAGAGATGGAAAAGAAAGTTTTCTGAAGTTGGGGAGTCAGAATACCTCCAGGTTTCTACTGAAAAACAACCTGAGCATACAATCTTGGATCCTAGTGTTTCTCCAAGGATTATCAATGATATCCAACATAACAGAGAGAACAAGGACCCTAACTCTTTAAAAGTAGCATCTGAATTTGTCAATTCAGATGAAAGAAATATGACCAATTGTAATCTGGATTTTGGAACCATAACTCGGAGGTCTAGGCTCATGAAGCGAAGAAAACGGAACCCTAATAGCACTTCTAGTCTATTTGGTGATCCTTGGAACTCAAAAACTGGTGGGCAGAAAACTGTTCAAGATGAGAAAGGTTATGGGTGGAATCAAAATGTTGCATGCACATCAGCTGCTGATTTGGACATCTTTCCTGTTAATGGCTTTAAGGATTCTTCGCAGAATGAAACATCAGCAATGAGCAAAGAAGCTTGGGAGAACGAGATTGATGACCTGAATAGTAGGGGGATGCTGCAGAAGCCCAGAGGCTTCTCGATTGAGGGTGCTTGCTATGAAGAGAATGCAACCTTTCTGCAATTTGCGAGAGGACACAATGATAAAGAATCCAGTGGTTGTGATGTAAATGGTGTCAGCCAATGGCTGGAAGAGCTTGGTCTTGGTAAGTTTGCTGAATTGTTTGAAATGCATGAAGTTGATGAAGAAACTCTGCCTTTTCTTACTTTTGAAGATTTGAAAGACATGGGAATTGTTTCTGTTGGGCCTCGTCGGAAGTTGTTTAATGCAATTCAGCAGCTAAAAGGAGGCAGGTAAAGGTATCCACATAACAAATGGCTCTGAAGAACCCTTCTGTTGTGTGTTCTTATTAGCTCTTCTGTATATgtcaatcatgttcatattagcTCTTCTGCAAATGACAATCTTGTAAATTGTAGGTTTGGAACCTTGTATATACTTTTGACTAATCCTTGCCAGTCCTGCTATGGCTTAAATAACTGGGTCACTTTTTGTGTTAGACTTTCACTTTACTATGTAAAGCAATAAATAAAGAGGCAAAGAAGTTGAGCCGTGCATTTGCTTCCATTTTTCTGTTTCAAAAAGCATTCCCAGCGTAGTCAATGGATGATCGTAAAACGCTTCAGTGATTACTTAAAGTTGATAATCATGCAAATGGTATAATCAATATCTTCTCTCTTTCAATAGCAATGAAGTCACCTATACGTCTCAGCTACAATGCAACCTTAACCTAGTTTATCTAAAGCTTTTCTTATTGCGTCTGACTGATCTTCTGAATTCAGTTCATAACAAGACTGCTCTGGTTCAAGAATGTTAGAATGTGGGATATTAAGTCTCGTCTCAAATTCTTCTGCTTTTAATGGTTTGACGCATGTGTTAAAATAATTGTCCATatagttaaaagcagtcttctGTTTTCAAAACAGCTCGTATGACCATATCCGTTCTTGATATTCTTTCTTATTCATAAAAGCCTCATACCAGGTTCCCCATGAATTCTCTGTCGGGAAAAAGTGGAGAAAAGGACAGGATAATAGGTTTACATGAATCTTCATTGAGGCAAATATGTGCAGCATCTCTACTGTTGTTCTCCTTTTCACTTGCATCTTTTCGCATCAAATAACATGGTTGCTTGTATCACAGTGGCTCAAAGTTCTCAATGTCTAAATATGCAGAGATGACAGAACTCTCTTGTTTGAATACAGATACATTGTTCCATCTTTGAGAATGCTCGTTAACACACTGTAATACTACTTTGGAAATTAATGTGCAAAATTCAGCTCCAAAGTCGGTATTGGAGTAATAATACATGAAGACGGGGTTGGTGGTGGGAGCTAacttagttttgttttttttgtgcACAATTTCTGATTTTGTAAGCAACTCAATTTTCTTTAGGCATGTTGGTGTTTGCATAAAGCTCATGAGTTTCAAAATCAAAGGTAATATGAGTTGTCCTTTTGATGTTTGTTGGCATCATCTTATTCTGGTTATGGTTGGAAGGACATCCAGTTTCATGTTTGGCATGCTAGTTTTCAGGAAGTTATGGGGTTATACAGCCTAAGGGAGTGCTCAATGTCAATTGAGGAAAGCTCCGTCTGCTGAATACAGGGGGAAATTTCAAACTAATTGCGGAAGTGTTACTTTTACCTCCTTTTAAAGCATATTGTTTCATCTTATGGCCAGTTGTTTATGTCCCAAAATTTTTGAATGTGACAAGATGCGTCTCAATAAAACTGTATCAGTGGGGTATCAGTTGCAAGAGTTTGAAGATTAACCTATGCAACGAGGTATCTAGTATGCTTTTTTCAGTGTCTCATGAATTGGGATTCAGCCGGAAACGGCTTGAATTGCCTTGATAGTACAAAATCCAGTGAAATCTTTCCAATACCATATAGCTTTTGGCTGAGCCTGATTGTTGCCGTTAATATGGCAGAGCAAAAATCTTCCAACTGGAGATGAATAAATTGATGTAATGTTTTGGCTATTCACTCAGGCAAGGTGTAATTAGTTCTGGATAAGCTCTTGCTGCTTTCGAGAACTGCAGAAGTACATGTTATTCAACTTACACGTCTGCAATGATTTTAGTTGCTTGTACAGACGGGTTAAGGATTAATATGTTTGCTTTTCTTTCATGATGATGAGATAAAATGCAGGGTATTTGATGTTTGATGATTCATTCTCATGCATTTCGATGTTGAATCATTAGCCTGCAGATTTGATCTTCTTTCACCAATACTAGTTTTACTGTGGTTTTTCTCTTTCAAATTTTAGTCAGTTTTtcatagaaaatttttttacatttttcgtgaacatattttttTCGTGAAATTAGATCTTAATTTTTTGCTTCAAAGAATTCCAAGGGTGGGAAATTCTTCCAACATGATCTCTGTAACTTTGGTGAAATCGACAGCCGAATCTCTACAATAATAGAAGAATAGAAGTTTAACTTTGTTAAGTTGGACTTTTGTAAAGCGTAATCTCCCGAAGAATGTTTTCATTTGATTGATTGCACTAATCTGCATTGACTTCACTATCACTTTCATATGTTACCTTACCTCGCTCTCTGGGTTACAGTTCTTTTTTCGAGCCTTAGatcttaattttatttatttgccaTCCAAATTTATGTAGTAGTGCTCATTCAAGCAAAAAGTAATTTCATTAACGGATTGTTAGAAGCCATTCAGTTATATTACTACTGTCATGATAACAGGTTCACGCAATCTGGTGCTTACCTTTTtagcatcttttttttttttttttttttgtcaacacaggggtgtccgggtcaagacccgaaggcggcccgactaatcccctgcgcctGGAGTACAGCGCCACCCCAACCGCACCCAGGCGTTATGTGAGGTTCGATCCCACGACCTTGCGAGTGGTTTTCCAGCCGCAGACCGGGTGATCTAACCCCGGGGGGCTTTTTTTAGCATCTATTAGGATAGCAAATTTCTCCAAAGCATATTTCACTTGcgtcataaacacatttttcaactcattttttatattttcaattacgttttattttacatacatcacattacaaaaaatattacagtaattatttcaaataatactatATCCAAACAAATCATTGCgcaaatttcatttttcaaaaataaatccTATTTAAAAAAACTTTGGGTAATAAATCTCGAGCTGACATTATGTGGATATGACATAATAGCTAAAAcacacgaaaaaaaaaaaatctctcatGATCGAAATCAAGCGCTACGTACCCTTGTCTTCCTAATAAAATGTAAATTTAATATGTTAAATGGCATGTCACgtgaataaataaacaaaaaataggaaaagaaaaaaagaagttttAAGAAAATTTGAGGGTCCTTTCGCAATTTTTTGGATTGtaacttttttcaaaaaattttttacatttttcataAATACATATGTCAATCACCATTTTACCTGATGTGCATTAGATCGTTACAATACACCTTTCAACGAAACTCCAGAAAATAATAATCCAAACAGGCTAAATCTCTGCCGGGGGGCAGGATTTTTTCAGCAAGCATCTGGGCTGCTAAATGCTAGTAATTTCTTTGTGGGGTATATGACAAAGTACTACTCGAGCCGCCTCACGACAAAGGAAGTCCAATAGGATTAATTAAGGAAATGCATAACAATTAACTAAGGGTGGGGTTAGCCTGTTAGGAAGAAAATTAAGTTGATTGAGATGTGTGTTTAACCGAGATTAGTGGTGGTTCATGAAAATGACAGAGACAGTGCAATTAGAAAGTAAGTGTTTGGATTTAAGTATTTTTTGTTTATCAATGAAGAAATACCAAATTTTATACTATGAAATTTGGCAAGAAGTGACCACGAGATCCTGGAATTTGGATTTGTATTCTATGTGGTGGACGccaacaaaagaaaaccaacAAAACTGTCAGTTGGGCTGCAATTGTTTTGTTGTGGAGATAAATCAATTgtcataaaacaaaatttgtccAGCAGCTTATTGGGTCAATCCCAACATCATTTGTGTTTTCTTGCCTAACACGTGCATAGCTGTCTGCATGCATCAACAAAGTTTCTTATGAAACCAAACATATTATTCAATGCTTAGAAAGAAGTAGATGTGTGAGACATATAAGTATCAAACCAACTTTGGAGAATCTTATTCCCCCTTGATTGCCGATTGGCAGTTTATTGCAAAAAATTTTGGCCAGTTTCGttgtattgtttttttttttcttttcttgacgTGGTTTTTGAAAATTAGTTGTTCTACATTGGCATTTCTCTTGAAACTAAGGATAACTTGGTGGTACTACTTCTAGTGTTCGCCTTTTTTTATTCTCAATTATTAGATACATGATCCGAATCCTAAATTTCTCTAAGAGTTTTTTCCTAGCCAACCTAGATATAcatcttttttttgttttagtataAGCGAGAAGGTTTGAACTTAGGATTTCTTAGTTACACTCCCTCCCTTGTCTCGAATCACCCGTCCCCAACTTAGATATACTTAACATGCTTTTCGAAGATGTAACGTAACTTGATCAAAGTTTGATGCAATTTTCGTTTCCAAACATCCAACTTAGCAAGTGTTGGATGCACCAATTTGCGACTATTTTTCATTaaaccaataatataaccatTCAAAAAGAGAGTGTGTAACAATTTATGCTGAAGTATTATAGAAGAGGAACAAACTCTAAACTTGAACTAAGAATAGGATAGATTTATAAAATTTTCTCTGGGatttctaataatttcacttGGCACTCTTAATGTTTTCAAAATCAGTCTGTTTGCACGAAGAATTAATATAAACTGCAAGTAAAACTATTTTCACCTTAGCAAAACTCGTAAAGAATTGATATAGTAACAatttaagtgaaaaaaaaaaaaagacatgaaAAATGTttagaaaaaatggaaaaatagcTGAACTTGAAAACTTATGTACAACAGCCTAGAGAGAATTGAATATCTCAGTGGTCGATGCTTAGAAATATGTAGACATTGAAATTGGAATTCACAAAATTTGCAATAGAAAATAGGAGGGTTACAAATTCATCCTCATCAGGGAATGCGAAGAAGGTTACATGATCACATCTCACAGCATTAAAAATGAGTAAATATATTTACTCGGGCAGACTTTGTACTTTTATCATTACATTTCCAAGTATCATAATAACCAAGAATTTTTAGATTTCTAGTTCCCTCAATGGTTTCATAATAACCGACCTCATCAAATTCTTTTTAGCTTGCTCAATAATTTATAGATCAATGATTGTCCTCTTCTTTTAAACATTTTCAAGTCCTTTCATTTGAGTTAAATTCCTCATGTTACTTTTTATGCAAGGATAAATTGGAAGAGTGAATAAATTCAGCTTTTCAAATGAATCTTTTCTTAATGTAAATGGGCTGCTTTTGTTACATTAAAACGCAAAGCAAGGGAAGCACACATATGAACTCAAAACCTCAAGAGATTGTACGAGTGAAATCATCAAAACCTTGAAATGAGGCAAGTTGTTGAAGCTTTAGGGTGGTGCCAAACTATTAAATTCCAAAAGCGCCGATCCAACCTGGATTGTCAGGTCTGTGAGCCTATACTTGCTAGATCCCAAATTTTCTCGGCACCGACCCACCCACCCACCGTCTCATTCCTCAAGAGTCAAGATTTTCACAACTGAAGAATCACGAAACTGGAAGAACCTAGAATTTCTAAACTCTGTGCAAATCAGCAGTTGTTTTGATGGGATTCGAAATCTAGAATCAGACCCCCCACCCTCAAGTTAAAATATAGGAATGAAAAATTTAATATAATGGAAACTCGTGAGCCACATTCAAATCTCAATTGACAACACTCTTGAAGGAACAAGATCCTATACATAACATGCAACCATatttttcttgcttcaatcttttcGGGGCATGCTTAAAATTATTTGATATGTTATTTGGACAGTAGTTTGTTTGAATTATTATTTGAAATGTGAATGAGCTCATTTGAATAgtagtttatttgaaataactaTCGTGACACTTTTTATGATATGatttatatgagataaaaaatatattaaaaaatctATTTGCAATGTGTAGAGGGAGCAATCCTTTACGGACACGTGTCGTAACCAAGAGACGCTGTTCAGATCTCACCAGAAATCCGAACGGGTCGAGGTTCGAACAGGCCAATGCTAGCTCTCATAGTAAGGATTGGCTGGGTCTTCGGATAAGGCAAAAGTTAGAGTTCAAGAAGGACTACGCCTCTAGTAGAACACATATTCCGAATGGGATAACTACTAGTGGTAGGAGGATAACTACAGACTCCCTCATAACTACTAAGGGGAAAGCCTTATAAATAGTGGTTCAGGGGATCAAGAAAAGGTACGCACACAAAATACGACACTCTTATTCTCCCATAATCTATTATTTGCCAAATTGACTTGAGCGTCGGAGTAACAAGTCGGAGTACAGTGGAAAATTAATCCCACTGTATGCCTCGTTGCAAGTCGGAGTAACAACGGAGAGTTAGTCCCACTGTACGCCTCATTACACGTCGGCTCGCCCGCTCCTATTTGGCACGCCCTGTTTGGTCCGTGCTCCAGGTTGGTTCTACAGAgtgcaaataaataatttttgtgCAAATAATAACAATCCTGAAATATGACGCAGTTGTTCTTGAAATTCTTACTACCCTTGCCCACCCCCTCGTGAATGTTGAAGTCTGGCCAGTAAATAGTCCGATAGAAATGATGTACGGTCGACTGTTGAGATTGTACCACCACCTAATTCTTGAAGACAATCACCCATAATTGTAGGAAAACATAAAGTCGTGAGTTTTTTAAAGGTGCTTGTCCATACATGATAGTTTTCAACGTTTCATTCAATGTCTAGGCCACTCAAGTTCAAAACCTTTGATCTTAGGACAATGGATGAAGGTGACCCTTTTACTATAGAGACATGAGCTTAGATATAGATAGCTAGGTGGCATCCACTATTCAATTTGCATAGCTACGTATTTCCTTGATAGATTTTTGGTGGTCTATAATGGTACAAAGTTCAGTTAAACTAGACattggattttttatttttttagtccTCCAAATAAGATTTGCTCAGACCATATGCCCTAAACCTCCTAAGAATCAAGTATCACGAACTGCCTTAGGATTGTAGTTGCATAAGTAAAACATCATCAAGAGAAAGTATTAATTCGACTACAAAAGTTAATTAGCTATGTTGGCCATTCCTTTCAAACCCTATTTTTCCAGACAAAAAGAGGGTACTACATAAAATAATGAAGTCGCCAGATTAGATTTTGGGTTAGGAATAGTTGTGGAGTAGGACCCAAATAGCACCATGCATGTAAGGGTAGgcatgaagaagaagatggagatGGTGGGACATATATTGAAGGGGATGTCTCCACTCCAACCGACTGTGCCGTAAGGGCTGAGCTTGAAGGTTGGTGGGCTAAGGATGGTGACTTCCATTAAGCGTACAACCTCCGAAGAGGACTTGGCAAATGCAATATCTTTTCCAATCTCAAGGATTAGGATAGATGAGAGATACAATGGAATGGGATCAGTGGACTCCAAACTGAACCACTTATTCTATTCCGTTCCATCCTCCATTCGCTACTGCGAAAGATCGAGCTCAGACACAACCATTTATATGCATTTATGTAGGTTTGAGTATTTCATGCACTCTTCTGCACATACAAAAAGagaaccctaaaaaaaaaaaataagaaaagaaaaggaaagatgGGAATGGTACCTGAATGCCTTATATAAGAGCCCCCTACTCGTCCCCTTGCAAGTGAGTAGCTGTGTGGGAAAGACTAGTGGTGGATGTGGATCCCTTGCTAGCAAGAACCTGCTCAGTCAAGCAATCTACGCATAATGATCGTAGGAGTCAATTTAACTTCACTTGGTACTGGGGTGTTTcgcgaatcgagccgctcgcgatcggctcgaatacgagctcgagctcgagctcaaaaacATTAAGCTCGTTGGCTCGCGAGttcaattatatattttttttattttttattttttatttttttcgagccgATCGCGCTCAAAAACATTAAGCTCGTTGGCTCGCGAGttcaattatatattttttttattttttattttttattttaataataaaattacatatatatccctaatattttattatttgttaaaaaaattattgttttattcattttt encodes the following:
- the LOC113767513 gene encoding uncharacterized protein LOC113767513, whose translation is MVIFSMNSKRIRRPNVRLWEIGDLPAAFARASYHRSGASLGQKRWKRKFSEVGESEYLQVSTEKQPEHTILDPSVSPRIINDIQHNRENKDPNSLKVASEFVNSDERNMTNCNLDFGTITRRSRLMKRRKRNPNSTSSLFGDPWNSKTGGQKTVQDEKGYGWNQNVACTSAADLDIFPVNGFKDSSQNETSAMSKEAWENEIDDLNSRGMLQKPRGFSIEGACYEENATFLQFARGHNDKESSGCDVNGVSQWLEELGLGKFAELFEMHEVDEETLPFLTFEDLKDMGIVSVGPRRKLFNAIQQLKGGR